The following proteins are encoded in a genomic region of Xanthomonas citri pv. mangiferaeindicae:
- a CDS encoding YggW family oxidoreductase: MLIPPPLSLYVHLPWCVRKCPYCDFNSHEQRGALPFDAYVDALLADLDQDLPLVWGRTVHSVFFGGGTPSLFPADAIDRLLQGASSRLRFAPGAEITLETNPGTAEHGRFEDYRRAGVNRISFGIQSFDDGCLQRLGRIHDSAQALAAVALAREAGFDNVNLDLMYALPGQTLAMAEDDIARAIALAPAHISHYQLTLEPNTVYAARPPQDLPDEDLAWDMQERCQARLADAGYAQYEISAYARPGRQCAHNLNYWRFGDYLGIGAGAHGKLTLGSEQTIARRWKHKHPTAWLATAGTPDSIGGDERIAEARRPFEYMLNALRLVEGFTLHDFEACTGLPASAIAAPLQAAFDAGWLHDDGVRIVPTALGHRFANDVVSLFLED, from the coding sequence ATGCTGATTCCCCCGCCCCTGTCGCTGTACGTGCACCTGCCCTGGTGCGTGCGCAAATGCCCGTACTGCGACTTCAACTCGCACGAGCAACGCGGTGCGCTGCCGTTCGATGCCTATGTCGACGCGCTGCTGGCCGACCTCGACCAGGACTTGCCGTTGGTGTGGGGCCGCACGGTGCACAGCGTGTTCTTCGGCGGCGGCACGCCGAGCCTGTTCCCGGCCGACGCGATCGACCGGCTGCTGCAAGGCGCCTCCTCGCGGCTGCGCTTCGCCCCGGGCGCGGAGATCACCCTGGAAACCAACCCCGGCACCGCCGAGCACGGCCGCTTCGAGGACTACCGCCGCGCCGGCGTGAACCGGATCAGCTTCGGCATCCAGAGCTTCGACGATGGCTGCCTGCAGCGCCTGGGCCGGATCCACGACAGCGCGCAGGCGCTGGCGGCGGTCGCGCTGGCGCGCGAAGCGGGGTTCGACAACGTCAACCTCGATCTGATGTATGCGCTGCCGGGCCAGACACTGGCGATGGCCGAGGACGACATCGCGCGCGCGATCGCGCTGGCGCCGGCGCACATCTCGCACTACCAGCTCACGCTCGAACCCAACACCGTCTACGCCGCGCGCCCGCCGCAGGACCTGCCCGACGAGGACCTGGCCTGGGACATGCAGGAACGCTGCCAGGCGCGGCTCGCCGACGCGGGCTACGCGCAGTACGAGATCTCGGCCTACGCGCGGCCCGGCCGGCAATGCGCCCACAACCTCAATTACTGGCGCTTCGGCGACTACCTGGGCATCGGCGCCGGGGCCCACGGCAAGCTTACGCTGGGCAGCGAGCAGACGATCGCGCGCCGCTGGAAGCACAAGCACCCCACGGCCTGGCTGGCGACCGCCGGCACGCCGGACTCGATCGGTGGCGACGAGCGCATCGCCGAGGCGCGCCGGCCGTTCGAGTACATGCTCAACGCGCTGCGCCTGGTCGAGGGCTTCACGCTGCACGATTTCGAGGCCTGCACCGGCCTGCCGGCATCGGCGATCGCCGCCCCGCTGCAGGCCGCGTTCGACGCCGGCTGGCTGCACGACGACGGCGTCCGCATCGTGCCGACCGCGCTCGGCCATCGCTTCGCCAACGACGTGGTGTCGCTGTTCCTGGAAGACTGA
- a CDS encoding Xaa-Pro aminopeptidase — protein MSVAACQKRRRQLMRMAGNDAIVVVPSAPERIRSRDTHFPYRQDSDLWYLTGFAEPDAVLVLVPGRAHGEALLFCRERDAEREAWDGPRVGPDGAVDALGVDDAYPIDDLDEILPGLLEGRTRVYYHFGRDTEFDLQLIGWLNRVRAQVRLGAQPPHEFLELGHLLDEMRLIKTADELKLMRRAAKISVEAHAAAMRAARPGVREYELQAELEYVFRRHDAVPAYESIVGAGANACVLHYRANAAQARDGDLVLIDAGAEYRGYAADITRTFPVNGRFTAAQRALHEVVEAAQQAALSKAQPGRPYEAGHHAAVEALTEGLLRLGLLKGRLETCIAEGRYKRYYPHKTGHWLGLDVHDVGDYRIEGESRLLEPGMVYTIEPGLYVPADDTSVDAKWRGIGIRTEDDVLITRAGHEVLTAGLARTVDEIEAFMAQAR, from the coding sequence ATGTCCGTGGCCGCCTGCCAGAAGCGGCGGCGCCAGTTGATGCGGATGGCCGGTAACGACGCGATCGTGGTGGTGCCCTCGGCGCCCGAGCGCATCCGCAGTCGCGATACCCACTTTCCGTATCGTCAGGATTCCGACCTGTGGTACCTGACCGGATTCGCCGAACCCGATGCGGTGCTGGTGCTGGTGCCGGGCCGTGCGCATGGCGAGGCACTGCTGTTCTGCCGTGAGCGCGATGCCGAGCGCGAAGCCTGGGACGGGCCGCGGGTCGGTCCCGACGGCGCGGTGGATGCGTTGGGCGTGGACGATGCGTATCCGATCGACGATCTCGACGAGATCCTGCCCGGGCTGCTCGAGGGCAGGACCCGGGTGTACTACCACTTCGGGCGCGACACCGAATTCGATCTGCAGCTCATCGGCTGGCTCAACCGTGTGCGCGCGCAGGTACGGCTGGGCGCGCAGCCGCCGCACGAGTTCCTCGAGCTTGGCCACCTGCTCGACGAGATGCGGCTGATCAAGACCGCCGACGAGCTGAAGCTGATGCGCCGGGCGGCGAAGATCAGCGTCGAGGCGCACGCTGCGGCGATGCGCGCGGCGCGGCCGGGTGTGCGCGAGTACGAACTGCAGGCGGAGCTGGAGTACGTGTTCCGCCGCCACGATGCGGTGCCGGCCTACGAGAGCATCGTCGGTGCGGGCGCCAATGCCTGCGTGCTGCACTACCGGGCCAATGCCGCGCAGGCGCGCGACGGCGACCTGGTGTTGATCGACGCGGGGGCGGAGTACCGCGGTTATGCCGCCGACATCACCCGGACGTTCCCAGTCAACGGCCGTTTCACCGCGGCGCAGCGCGCGCTGCATGAGGTCGTGGAAGCGGCGCAGCAGGCGGCACTGAGCAAGGCACAGCCTGGCAGGCCCTATGAGGCCGGGCACCACGCGGCGGTCGAGGCGCTGACCGAAGGCCTGCTGCGGCTGGGTCTGCTCAAGGGCCGTCTGGAGACGTGCATCGCCGAGGGCCGCTACAAGCGTTATTACCCGCACAAGACCGGGCACTGGTTGGGCCTGGACGTGCACGATGTCGGCGATTACCGCATCGAGGGCGAGTCGCGCCTGCTCGAGCCGGGCATGGTCTACACGATCGAGCCCGGGCTCTACGTGCCGGCCGACGACACGTCGGTCGATGCGAAGTGGCGCGGCATCGGCATCCGCACCGAAGACGACGTGCTGATCACCCGCGCTGGCCACGAAGTACTTACTGCGGGCCTCGCCCGCACGGTCGACGAGATCGAAGCCTTCATGGCGCAGGCGCGCTGA
- a CDS encoding YicC family protein: MIRSMTAFASGERTTPWGTLSCELRAVNHRFLELGTRMPEELRALEPVLRERIAARVSRGKLDLGLRLRLVEGGGELQLNRALLDQLGQLAQDLRTGFPELRASLTELLQFPGVLQSRGVDPAALQVEVLALLDEVLDGFIAAREREGAKLVAATLERVDGIAAIAAQVRTLMPAIREGQRAKLQARLDDLAQPVDPGRMEQELVLWLQKLDVDEELDRLDSHVDEIRRVFAQREPVGRRLDFLLQEFNREANTLGSKSVDKRSSQAAIELKVLIDQIREQVQNIE; the protein is encoded by the coding sequence ATGATCCGCAGCATGACCGCCTTCGCCTCGGGCGAACGCACCACGCCCTGGGGCACGCTGAGCTGCGAGTTGCGCGCGGTCAACCACCGGTTCCTGGAACTGGGCACGCGGATGCCCGAAGAGCTGCGGGCGCTGGAACCGGTGCTACGCGAGCGCATCGCCGCCCGCGTGTCGCGCGGCAAGCTGGATCTGGGCCTGCGCCTGCGTCTGGTCGAGGGCGGCGGCGAGCTGCAGCTCAACCGCGCGCTGCTCGATCAACTCGGCCAACTGGCGCAGGACCTGCGTACCGGCTTTCCCGAACTGCGCGCCAGCCTGACCGAACTGCTTCAGTTCCCGGGCGTGTTGCAGTCGCGCGGCGTGGACCCGGCGGCGCTGCAGGTCGAGGTTCTGGCGCTGCTCGACGAGGTGCTCGACGGCTTCATCGCCGCGCGCGAGCGCGAGGGCGCCAAGCTCGTTGCCGCGACACTGGAACGGGTCGACGGCATCGCCGCGATCGCCGCCCAGGTCCGCACGCTGATGCCGGCCATCCGCGAAGGCCAGCGCGCCAAGCTGCAGGCGCGGCTCGACGACCTGGCCCAGCCGGTCGATCCGGGGCGGATGGAGCAGGAACTGGTGCTGTGGCTGCAGAAGCTCGACGTCGACGAGGAACTCGACCGGCTCGACAGCCATGTCGACGAGATCCGCCGCGTGTTCGCGCAGCGCGAGCCGGTGGGGCGGCGGCTGGATTTCCTGCTGCAGGAATTCAACCGCGAAGCCAACACGCTTGGCTCCAAGTCGGTCGACAAGCGCAGTTCGCAGGCCGCGATCGAGTTGAAAGTGCTGATCGACCAGATCCGCGAGCAGGTGCAGAACATCGAGTAG
- a CDS encoding ribonuclease PH, with protein sequence MSDSSRPSGRAPDQLREVRFERGFTRHAEGSVLVSFGDTRVLCTASVENRVPAFLRGKGEGWVTAEYGMLPRATNTRNDREAARGKQGGRTLEIQRLIGRSLRACVDRRALGERTITLDCDVLQADGGTRTAAITGAYVALVDAIRVLQARRELGRDPVHGAIAAVSVGVYRGVPVLDLDYAEDSDCDTDMNVVMNDGGGFIEIQGTAEGHAFRRAEMDAMLGLAEAGVAELVALQRAALAR encoded by the coding sequence ATGTCCGATTCTTCCCGCCCGAGCGGCCGCGCGCCCGACCAACTGCGCGAGGTGCGCTTCGAGCGCGGCTTCACCCGCCATGCCGAGGGGTCGGTGCTGGTGAGCTTCGGCGACACGCGTGTGCTGTGCACCGCCAGCGTCGAGAACCGGGTGCCCGCGTTCCTGCGCGGCAAGGGCGAGGGCTGGGTCACCGCCGAGTACGGCATGCTCCCGCGCGCCACCAACACCCGCAACGACCGCGAGGCTGCGCGCGGTAAGCAGGGCGGGCGGACGCTGGAGATCCAGCGCCTGATCGGCCGCAGCCTGCGCGCCTGCGTCGACCGCCGCGCGCTGGGCGAACGCACGATCACCCTCGACTGCGACGTACTGCAGGCCGACGGCGGCACCCGCACCGCCGCGATCACCGGCGCCTATGTCGCGCTGGTCGATGCGATCCGCGTGCTGCAGGCGCGTCGCGAGCTCGGTCGCGATCCGGTCCACGGCGCGATCGCCGCGGTCTCGGTCGGCGTCTACCGCGGTGTGCCGGTGCTCGACCTCGACTACGCCGAGGACAGCGACTGCGACACCGACATGAATGTGGTGATGAACGACGGCGGCGGCTTCATCGAGATCCAGGGCACGGCCGAGGGCCACGCGTTCCGCCGCGCCGAAATGGACGCGATGCTGGGCCTGGCCGAGGCCGGTGTGGCCGAGCTGGTCGCGCTGCAGCGCGCGGCGTTGGCGCGCTGA
- a CDS encoding non-canonical purine NTP pyrophosphatase, RdgB/HAM1 family, protein MLADLPLEIVAQRALGVDDVPETGTTFVENALIKARHASATTGLPALADDSGLIVDALGGAPGLYSARYAGTPTDDAANNAKLLEALRDVPEDRRTARFYAVIVVLRHADDPQPLIAEGAWEGRILESPCGQHGFGYNPVFLDPEHGLTAAEMAPELKNRLSHRARALQALRQRLTGLAS, encoded by the coding sequence ATGCTCGCCGACCTGCCACTGGAGATCGTGGCCCAGCGCGCACTGGGTGTGGACGACGTGCCCGAGACCGGCACCACCTTCGTCGAGAACGCGCTGATCAAGGCTCGCCACGCCAGTGCCACCACCGGACTGCCCGCGCTGGCCGACGACTCGGGTCTGATCGTCGATGCGCTCGGCGGAGCGCCCGGCCTCTATAGTGCGCGCTATGCCGGCACGCCAACCGATGACGCCGCCAACAACGCCAAGCTGCTCGAGGCGCTACGCGACGTGCCCGAGGACCGGCGCACGGCGCGCTTCTACGCGGTGATCGTGGTGCTGCGCCATGCCGACGATCCGCAGCCGCTGATCGCCGAGGGCGCCTGGGAGGGCCGCATCCTCGAAAGCCCGTGCGGCCAGCACGGATTCGGCTACAACCCGGTGTTCCTCGACCCCGAGCACGGCCTGACCGCCGCGGAGATGGCGCCCGAACTGAAGAACCGCCTCAGCCACCGGGCCCGCGCGCTCCAGGCACTGCGTCAGCGCCTGACCGGCCTGGCATCCTGA
- a CDS encoding Xaa-Pro dipeptidase — protein sequence MSTTSVPSAADLYADHLATLSQRTHTALERAGLDHLVIPSGTLHYQVFDDRDYPYAVNPQFKAWVPLTRNPGSWLVVTPGAKPKLIYLQPRDYWHVVPEAPSGYWVAHFDIVVIRKPEDAQQHLPKNAARCAILGEPQSALGQYGAYRPNNPQAVIDHLDYHRAFKTPYEIAMLREATRIAVGAHQAAERAFRAGASEFGIHLAYCQAAGQDANELPYHNIVALNEHAAVLHYTELGRLAPDPVHSFLIDAGASHAGYAADITRSYARDTDSEFQAMIGAVDRAQRAMCAQVRSGFDYKQLHLDAHLALSGVLRDFGVLRVSPEEALETGVSAAFFPHGIGHGIGLQVHDVAGFAASETGGTIAKPDGHPYLRLTRTLAPGMVVTIEPGVYFVDMLLEDLKAAGKGDAVDWDRVETFRPYGGIRIEDNVVCTDDAPINLTREAWEASAE from the coding sequence ATGTCCACCACTTCCGTGCCGTCCGCTGCCGACCTCTACGCCGACCACCTCGCGACGCTGTCCCAGCGCACGCACACCGCGCTCGAGCGCGCAGGCCTCGACCACCTGGTGATCCCCAGCGGCACGCTGCACTACCAGGTCTTCGACGACCGCGACTACCCTTACGCGGTCAACCCGCAGTTCAAGGCCTGGGTGCCGCTGACCCGCAACCCAGGCAGCTGGCTGGTGGTGACGCCCGGCGCGAAGCCGAAGCTGATCTACCTGCAGCCGCGCGACTACTGGCACGTCGTGCCCGAGGCGCCCTCCGGTTACTGGGTGGCGCACTTCGATATCGTCGTCATCCGCAAGCCGGAAGACGCCCAGCAGCACCTGCCCAAGAATGCCGCGCGCTGCGCGATCCTCGGTGAGCCGCAGAGCGCGCTCGGCCAGTACGGCGCCTACCGCCCGAACAATCCGCAGGCAGTGATCGACCATCTCGACTACCACCGCGCGTTCAAGACGCCCTACGAGATCGCGATGTTGCGCGAGGCCACGCGCATCGCGGTCGGCGCCCACCAGGCCGCCGAGCGTGCATTCCGCGCCGGCGCCAGCGAGTTCGGCATCCACCTGGCCTACTGCCAGGCCGCCGGCCAGGACGCCAACGAACTGCCGTACCACAACATCGTCGCGCTCAACGAACACGCCGCGGTGCTGCACTACACCGAACTCGGCCGTCTGGCACCCGACCCGGTGCACAGCTTCCTGATCGACGCAGGCGCCAGCCATGCCGGCTACGCGGCCGACATCACCCGCAGCTACGCGCGCGACACCGACAGCGAGTTCCAGGCGATGATCGGCGCCGTCGACCGTGCGCAGCGGGCGATGTGCGCGCAGGTGCGCAGCGGCTTCGACTACAAGCAGTTGCATCTGGACGCGCACTTGGCGCTGTCGGGCGTGCTGCGCGACTTCGGCGTGCTGCGCGTCTCGCCCGAGGAAGCACTGGAGACCGGCGTCAGCGCCGCCTTTTTCCCGCACGGCATCGGCCACGGCATCGGCCTGCAGGTGCACGACGTCGCAGGCTTCGCGGCCTCGGAGACCGGTGGCACCATCGCCAAGCCCGACGGCCATCCCTACCTGCGGCTGACTCGCACGCTGGCGCCGGGCATGGTGGTCACGATCGAGCCGGGCGTGTACTTCGTCGACATGCTGCTCGAGGACCTCAAGGCCGCGGGCAAGGGCGATGCGGTCGACTGGGACCGGGTCGAGACGTTCCGCCCCTACGGCGGCATCCGGATCGAGGACAACGTGGTGTGCACCGACGACGCCCCGATCAACCTCACGCGCGAGGCGTGGGAGGCATCGGCCGAGTAA